A window of the Helianthus annuus cultivar XRQ/B chromosome 4, HanXRQr2.0-SUNRISE, whole genome shotgun sequence genome harbors these coding sequences:
- the LOC110935443 gene encoding pectinesterase produces MSNPSNKNITTIIMPLLLLLLILFASSLLLPSSQLNHANNIITSSCSTTLYPDICYNTLSDITHTHIATKKDVIQLTLNKTKATIEATITHLTTTTTTTPKHAKMALLDCLDMEVANLEQLHTLIQYLKDYPTKKPLPQYADDLNTLMSTIITNKETCLDALSQHDHSECSKRSHEFITIQDQELGGKMCSNVLAMIKSMTDTDIAANNQEFNKPVGQAKKGIMWPEWLSARDRKLFKFVGMRPNVIVAKNGKGNFTTVQAAVDAAPNKSTRRFVIKITAGTYKEYVNVPRSKHNIMFVGEGRDQTIITGNKNVAACDGTTTTTSATVGVLGEGFLARDITFQNTAGASGHQAVALRVGSDLSAFYKCGFEGYQDTLYVHSNRQFYIKCFITGTIDFIFGNAAAVFQSCDIMIRKPNPRQSNMVTAQGRTDKNQATVIVIHKCNIRATNELKAVQKDFPTYLGRPWKEFSRTVVMDSIISDVIRKEGWYPWDGDFALDTLYYREYQNSGPGSNTSKRVRWKGWGVIKDKNEARQFTVARFINGWGWLPHTDFPFWPGL; encoded by the exons ATGTCCAACCCCAGCAACAAAaacataacaacaataataatgccacttttattattattattaattcttTTTGCTTCTTCACTGTTACTACCTTCCTCCCAGCTTAATCATGCCAACAATATTATCACTTCCTCATGCAGCACCACCTTATATCCGGACATATGCTACAACACCCTCTCAGATATCACCCACACCCACATCGCAACTAAAAAAGATGTCATCCAACTCACCCTCAACAAAACAAAGGCCACCATTGAAGCCACCATCACCCACCttacaaccacaaccacaaccaccccCAAACATGCCAAAATGGCTCTTCTTGACTGCTTAGATATGGAAGTTGCAAATCTAGAGCAACTCCACACCCTCATTCAATACCTCAAAGACTACCCAACCAAGAAACCTCTTCCCCAATATGCCGATGACCTCAATACGCTAATGAGCACCATCATCACTAACAAGGAAACCTGCTTAGACGCCCTCTCCCAACATGATCATTCTGAATGCAGTAAGCGGTCCCACGAGTTTATAACTATCCAAGACCAGGAGCTTGGGGGAAAGATGTGTAGCAACGTGTTGGCTATGATTAAGAGCATGACTGACACAGATATTGCTGCCAACAACCAAGAGTTTAATAAACCAGTTGGCCAGGCGAAGAAGGGGATTATGTGGCCCGAGTGGTTATCCGCGAGAGACAGAAAACTGTTCAAGTTTGTGGGAATGAGGCCTAACGTAATTGTGGCAAAGAACGGGAAGGGAAACTTCACGACAGTGCAGGCTGCGGTGGATGCTGCCCCCAACAAAAGCACTAGGAGATTTGTCATAAAGATAACGGCAGGGACGTACAAGGAGTATGTTAATGTTCCAAGAAGCAAACATAACATAATGTTTGTTGGGGAGGGAAGAGATCAAACCATTATAACCGGGAACAAGAACGTCGCAGCCTGCGATGgcaccactaccaccacctccGCAACCGTAG GCGTCTTGGGCGAGGGATTCTTGGCACGAGATATCACATTTCAAAATACGGCAGGGGCGTCAGGCCATCAAGCAGTGGCACTACGTGTTGGATCCGATCTATCCGCATTCTATAAATGTGGCTTTGAAGGCTATCAAGACACCCTTTACGTCCACTCTAACCGTCAGTTCTACATCAAGTGCTTCATAACAGGCACAATCGATTTCATATTCGGCAATGCAGCAGCCGTTTTCCAGTCCTGCGACATCATGATCCGCAAGCCTAATCCGCGCCAAAGTAACATGGTGACAGCACAAGGGCGGACGGACAAAAACCAAGCCACGG TGATTGTGATTCACAAATGCAACATCCGAGCAACTAATGAGCTAAAGGCGGTTCAAAAGGATTTTCCAACGTATCTGGGAAGGCCTTGGAAGGAGTTTTCAAGAACGGTGGTGATGGATTCGATAATCAGTGACGTGATAAGGAAGGAAGGATGGTACCCATGGGATGGGGATTTTGCGTTGGACACGCTGTATTATCGAGAGTACCAAAACTCAGGGCCCGGGTCGAACACGTCGAAGAGGGTTAGGTGGAAAGGGTGGGGTGTGATCAAGGATAAAAATGAGGCAAGACAATTTACTGTGGCAAGATTCATTAATGGCTGGGGTTGGTTGCCACACACGGACTTCCCTTTTTGGCCTGGATTATGA